In one window of Drosophila mauritiana strain mau12 chromosome X, ASM438214v1, whole genome shotgun sequence DNA:
- the LOC117148913 gene encoding FHA domain-containing protein DDL — translation MNKRRHKERELEQQRNGQEGDTKMNDRNLSKTKKIKQRATRDSSSLSDSSNESNKSNHSSLSPNRKQPAIGKRQRDSSDSQEKRPKQLTKPSEDVHEQRSKWDSPERSSSHRNSTRQRRNSRSRSRERSERERDRDRERNREQDCNMQSSKERCHRSSAQRHRSRSSERKNRERDHQRRSTERRPVRRSQSPRDRYHHGGRDLDQRRQRNQRRDNSNKNEDDHYVWGKEVDDKVPGENDVPVDKEKPNFGLSGALTEDTNKLNGVVVKYSEPPEARKPKRRWRLYPFKGETALPTLHIHRQSCFLVGRDRKVVDLAVDHPSCSKQHAALQYRLVPFEREDGSHGKRVRLYLIDLDSANGTFLNNKKIDARKYYELIEKDVIKFGFSSREYVLLHENSKEDEEDDDVHIKDEPQDAPVEVANP, via the exons ATGAACAAGCGACGCCACAAGGAGCGTGAACTGGAACAGCAACGCAACGGTCAGGAGGGAGACACTAAAATGAACGACCGCAACTTATCCAAAACGAAGAAGATTAAGCAAAGGGCGACCCGCGATTCCTCTAGCTTATCAGATTCCTCCAATGAAAGCAACAAATCCAATCACAGCTCCCTGTCGCCTAACAGAAAGCAGCCGGCGATCGGTAAGCGACAAAGGGACTCTTCTGATTCGCAGGAGAAACGCCCCAAGCAGTTAACAAAGCCGTCGGAGGACGTACATGAACAGCGCTCTAAGTGGGACAGTCCGGAACGCAGCAGCTCCCATCGCAACAGTACAAGGCAGCGCCGGAACAGCCGGAGTCGCTCAAGGGAACGTAGCGAGAGAGAACGGGATAGGGATCGTGAGCGAAACCGCGAGCAGGACTGTAACATGCAATCTAGCAAAGAGCGCTGTCACCGTTCGTCTGCTCAGCGGCATCGTTCAAGGAGCAGCGAACGCAAAAATAGGGAGCGCGATCACCAGCGGAGGTCTACAGAAAGGCGCCCGGTTCG CCGTAGTCAAAGTCCACGAGATCGGTACCACCACGGCGGGCGGGATCTTGACCAGAGACGCCAACGAAATCAGCGTCGCGACAATAGCAACAAGAATGAGGATGATCACTACGTCTGGGGAAAGGAAGTCGACGATAAAGTTCCAGGCGAGAACGACGTGCCGGTGGACAAGGAAAAGCCCAACTTCGGATTAAGTGGCGCGTTAACAGAAGACACTAATAAGTTAAACGGTGTGGTGGTTAAATACTCAGAGCCTCCGGAGGCACGTAAGCCCAAACGACGCTGGAGATTGTACCCGTTCAAGGGCGAAACAGCATTGCCGACGCTGCACATTCATCGACAGAGTTGCTTTCTGGTTGGACGCGATCGAAAAGTGGTCGATCTGGCAGTGGATCATCCTAGTTGCTCCAAACAACACGCCGCCCTGCAATATCGACTGGTGCCCTTCGAGCGGGAAGATGGTAGTCACGGAAAACGCGTGCGATTGTACCTTATCGATCTGGATTCGGCAAACGGAACGTTTCTCAACAACAAGAAGATCGATGCCAGGAAGTACTACGAGCTAATAGAAAAAGACGTCATCAAGTTCGGATTTAGTTCGCGCGAGTATGTTCTGCTCCACGAAAACAGTAAagaggacgaggaggacgaTGATGTGCATATCAAGGATGAGCCGCAGGATGCACCTGTGGAAGTGGCGAATCCCTAG
- the LOC117148917 gene encoding uncharacterized protein LOC117148917 isoform X2, producing MTPFDDFVYLINHVLLGEEPTIEDFILLVGTLVAFIAFILWCCFPIQPKERGPHRQFTCKIIQNPIKAFDASTSTDDAPIPGGGSGIGSSMSNMQYNGSSGSGSYSKNGTVAMHNYYVKNGHHCCT from the exons ATGACACCCTTTGATGACTTTGTCTATCTAATCAATCATGTGCTGCTGGGCGAGGAGCCG ACCATCGAGGACTTCATACTGCTGGTGGGCACCCTGGTGGCATTTATAGCCTTTATCCTTTGGTGCTGCTTTCCCATACAGCCTAAG GAGCGTGGCCCTCATCGTCAATTCACCTGCAAGATTATCCAGAATCCCATTAAGGCCTTTGACGCCTCCACCAGCACCGACGACGCACCCATTCCGGGAGGTGGCTCCGGAATTGGCAGCTCCATGTCCAACATGCAGTATAATggcagcagtggcagcggAAGCTATAGCAAGAATGGTACTGTTGCCATGCACAATTACTACGTTAAGAACGGTCACCATTGCTGCACCTAA
- the LOC117148917 gene encoding uncharacterized protein LOC117148917 isoform X1 — MTPFDDFVYLINHVLLGEEPTIEDFILLVGTLVAFIAFILWCCFPIQPKQERGPHRQFTCKIIQNPIKAFDASTSTDDAPIPGGGSGIGSSMSNMQYNGSSGSGSYSKNGTVAMHNYYVKNGHHCCT, encoded by the exons ATGACACCCTTTGATGACTTTGTCTATCTAATCAATCATGTGCTGCTGGGCGAGGAGCCG ACCATCGAGGACTTCATACTGCTGGTGGGCACCCTGGTGGCATTTATAGCCTTTATCCTTTGGTGCTGCTTTCCCATACAGCCTAAG CAGGAGCGTGGCCCTCATCGTCAATTCACCTGCAAGATTATCCAGAATCCCATTAAGGCCTTTGACGCCTCCACCAGCACCGACGACGCACCCATTCCGGGAGGTGGCTCCGGAATTGGCAGCTCCATGTCCAACATGCAGTATAATggcagcagtggcagcggAAGCTATAGCAAGAATGGTACTGTTGCCATGCACAATTACTACGTTAAGAACGGTCACCATTGCTGCACCTAA
- the LOC117148919 gene encoding uncharacterized protein LOC117148919, with the protein MRWQLAIMWLFASAFAVPVIKWRRQIVTPKHLMAPPLLPIAQDKVVVTPQKLREVADLKAMIQKAVDENTSVVSAAPSKDFLATLGGNWGTPLSLPPSWTAPAFNLKFSWHGFG; encoded by the exons ATGCGATGGCAGTTGGCAATTATGTGGCTTTTCGCCTCGGCGTTTGCAGTACCTGTCATAAAGTGGCGCCGCCAAATAGTGACGCCGAAGCACTTGATGGCACCACCTTTGTTACCCATCGCACAGGACAAAGTTGTGGTCACCCCGCAGAAGCTTAGAGAAGTGGCTGACTTGAAGGCCATGATTCAAAAGGCCGTCGATGAGAACACTTCCGTGGTGTCCGCTGCACCATCAAAG GATTTTCTAGCAACACTGGGTGGAAATTGGGGAACACCTTTATCCTTGCCTCCTTCCTGGACTGCGCCAGCCTTTAATCTTAAATTTTCTTGGCATGGATTTGGCTAA